TCCTGCTCTCCGGCCGCTCGGCGTACGTGTCCGGGCAGGTCATCCGCATCGGCCCGGCCACCGCGGTCAACCCGCCCGCCGACTGGGAGCACCCGCTCGACGGCAAGGTCGCCCTGGTCACCGGCGCCGCCCGCGGGATCGGCGCGGCGATCGCCAAGGTCCTGGCCCGCGACGGCGCGCAGGTGATCGGCCTCGACGTGCCCGCCGCCGGCGACGCGCTCGCCGCGGTGGCCAACGACATCCGGGGTACCGCGTACCAGCTCGACCTCACCGCCGCCGGCGCGCCCGACCGGCTGGCCGACCACATCGGCGGGCGGCACGGGCGCGTCGACATCGTGGTGCACAACGCCGGCATCACCCGCGACAAGACGATCGCCCGGATGGACGCCGACCGCTGGGACTCGGTGCTCGACGTCAACCTCTCCAGCCAGGAGCGGATCAACGAGGTACTCCTGGATCGCGGCCTGCTCGCCGACGGCGGCCGCCTGATCGGCGTGGCCTCGATCGCGGGCATCGCCGGCAACCGCGGCCAGACCAACTACGCCACCAGCAAGGCCGGCGTGATCGGCCTGGTCCAGTCGATGGCGCCGGTGCTCGCCGAGCGCGGCATCACCATCAACGCGGTGGCGCCCGGCTTCATCGAGACCCCCATGACCGCGAAGATGCCGGTGATGCTCCGCGAGGCCGGCC
The window above is part of the Phytohabitans houttuyneae genome. Proteins encoded here:
- a CDS encoding 3-oxoacyl-ACP reductase, whose protein sequence is MSDGYARFANSGPGRAVVKRLGLPAPPRLRRFKPGEELGPVLLDSAPGGRLFEPVRGILKAAGISEEGERYSALVFDASGITDSTGLRALYDFFHPNARSLAGSGRVIVLGTPPEACESPREATAQRAIEGLTRSLGKEVGRGSTAQLVYVTPGAEGAVESTVRFLLSGRSAYVSGQVIRIGPATAVNPPADWEHPLDGKVALVTGAARGIGAAIAKVLARDGAQVIGLDVPAAGDALAAVANDIRGTAYQLDLTAAGAPDRLADHIGGRHGRVDIVVHNAGITRDKTIARMDADRWDSVLDVNLSSQERINEVLLDRGLLADGGRLIGVASIAGIAGNRGQTNYATSKAGVIGLVQSMAPVLAERGITINAVAPGFIETPMTAKMPVMLREAGRRMNSMAQGGLPVDVAETIAWFASPASGGITGNVVRVCGQSLLGA